A segment of the Cohnella algarum genome:
ATCCCGGCCATAATTCCTTGTCCGGCCGCTTCCTCGTACCCCGACGTTCCGTTGATTTGGCCGGCGGTGAACAGGTTCGGGACCTGCTTCGTTTCCAGCGAAGGCCAAAGCTGCGTCGGCACGACCGCGTCGTATTCGATCGCATAGCCGGTGCGCATCATTTCGACCTTTTCCAATCCCGGAATGGAACGCAAAATGCGCAGCTGCACGTCCTCCGGCATGCTCGTCGAAAGGCCTTGCACATAGTATTCCTTCGTATTGCGGCCTTCCGGCTCCAGGAAAATCTGATGCTTCGGCTTGTCGGCGAAGCGAACGATTTTGTCCTCGATCGAAGGGCAGTAGCGCGGTCCGGTGCCCTCGATCGCACCCGAGAACATCGGGGCCCGGTGCAGGTTATCGTTAATGATCTTGTGCGTTTCTTCCGACGTGTACGTCAGCCAGCACGGCAGCTGCTCGTTCGCCCGCTCTTCGTACTCGGTTTCGAACGAGAAATATTTCGGCTGCGCGTCGCCGGGCTGAATTTCCGTTTTCGAAAAATCGATCGTATCCTGGTGAACGCGCGGCGGGGTCCCCGTTTTGAAGCGAACGAGCTCAAGGCCCAGGTCCTTCAGCGATTGCGACAGCTTGACCGAAGGCTGTTGATTGTTCGGACCGCTCTCGTACATCAGCTCGCCGATGATGACTTTCCCGCGCAAGTACGTCCCGGTCGTCAGTACGACCGTTTTCGCGCGATATTCGGCCCCCGTTTTCGTCACGACGCCGCGGCAAACGCCGTCTTCGACGATCAGTTCCTCGACCATGCCTTGGCGAAGCGTCAGCTTCTCCTGCTTTTCGATCGTTTCTTTCATCATATGCTGGTACAAAAATTTATCGGCTTGCGCCCGAAGCGCATGCACGGCCGGACCTTTGCCCGTGTTCAGCATGCGCATTTGAATAAACGTCTTGTCGATATTGCGGCCCATCTCGCCGCCGAGCGCGTCGATTTCGCGGACGACGTGGCCTTTGGCCGGGCCGCCGATCGACGGGTTGCATGGCATAAACGCCACCATATCCAAATTGATCGTCAGCAGCAGCGTTTCGCATCCCATCCGGGCCGCGGCCAGCGCTGCTTCGACGCCCGCATGGCCGGCGCCGACGACCAATACTTCGTATTGTCCTGCTTCGTAACTCATTTTCGTCCCTCCTTATAGCTAACCCATTATATCATTTGCCCAAGCAAAATTTAGAGAAAATTTGATCCAGCAGCGACTCTCCGACGGAATCGCCGACAATTTCGCCCAGCGTCTCCCACGCCGAGGAAAGATCGATTTGAATCAAATCGATCGGCACGCCGCTCTCCGCTCCCTCCATCGCATCCCGAAGCGACGATACGGCCTGGTGAAACAGCGCGATATGGCGCGCATTGCTCACGTACGTCATATCCTCCGTCTCGACTCCGCCGCCCAAGAACAGGCCGGAAACGGCTGCTTCCAAGTTTTCCAGTCCAGTTCCTTCCTTCGCTGACAAATAAATCAATCGTTCCTTCGGGAACCTCTTCTCCACCTCTTCGATCTCCAGCTTGCGCTCGAGGTCGATTTTGTTGATAACGGCGATGGCGGGGCGATCTTGCAGTTCGTCCAGAAGGCGGAGCTCCTCTTCGTTAAGCGGTTCGTTCATATTCAAAACGAGCAGGATCAGATCCGCTTCGTTCAAAGCTCCGCGCGAGCGTTCCACGCCGATCTTCTCCACCACGTCGCTCGTTTCCCGAATGCCCGCGGTATCGAGCAACCGCAGCGGAATGCCGGCGAGCGATACCGACTCTTCTATAATATCGCGCGTCGTCCCGGGAATGTCGGTCACGATCGCCTTGTTTTCCCGAGCGAGCGCATTTAATAAGGAAGACTTGCCCGCGTTCGGCCGGCCGACGATCGCCGTCACGATCCCTTCCCGCAAAATCTTGCCTTCGTTTGCGGATTTCAATAAACGCTCGACTTCTTCCAGCACTTCGGCGCATCGCTCTTTGATCATTCCGGCCGTCACTTCGGCTACATCGTGCTCCGGATAATCGATGTTCACCTCGACGTGGGCCAACAGCTCGATCAGTTTGTTCCTGAGCGGAGCGATCCGCTGCGACAGCAGCCCTTCCGATTGCCGCTTCGCTACCTGGAACGCCCGCTCCGACTTCGAGCGGATCAGATCGATGACCGCTTCCGCCTGCGCCAGATCGATGCGGCCGTTCAGGAACGCCCGTTTCGTAAATTCGCCCGGCTCCGCCAGGCGCACTCCGCTGCGAAGCACGAGCGCAAGTACCGCCTGAACCGCGACGATGCCGCCGTGGGTGCTGATTTCCACCACGTCTTCGGCCGTGAACGACCGCGGCCCCTTCATCACCGACACCAGCACTTCGTCGATTTTGCCGCCGCTGGCCGGATCGACGATATGGCCATAATGAATCGTATGCGAATCCGCCTCGCGCAAATCGATTCTCGATCGGAACAGGGAGGCGATTTTCGTTATCGCTTCGGGACCGCTCACCCGGATGACGGCAACGCTGCTCTCTCCCATCGCGGTGGCGATCGCCGCAATCGTATCTTCGGTCATGCTGCATCCCTCCAATATCGGTTCGCTTCCTTAATGCAAGTAAAACGGCTGCGCCAGCTTGCCCAGGCGCACCCGTTTCCAGAAAAAACGCAATGTCCCGCAACTCGTTGCGGTTTCCATTGCGCAGCTGCATCGATTATTTCAAAGCGATGACGACGCTTCGATTCGGTTCATCGCCTTTGCTGTACGTCTTCACCAGCGGATGGGATTGCAGACGGGCGTGAATCACTTTGCGCTCCTGCGAGGACATCGGTTCGAGCACGACTTCTTTCCGCGTTTTGACGACTTTATCCGCCATTCTCTCCGACAGCGACTCCAACGTCGTCTGACGGCGTTCGCGAAAATTTTCGGCATCGAGCACGATCCGCAAATGCCGGTCCGAATGCCGGTTCGCCACGATGTTCATCAAAAACTGAAGCGAATCCAGCGTCTGGCCGCGCCGTCCGATCAGCATGCCGAGGTCCGAGCCCGTCAAATTGATCCGCACGCCGTCGCGGTCGTCCGACCGCTCCGCTCTTACGTTCACGTTCATGGCTTCGGTCACTTCGCCGAGAAAGCGCATCGCTTCTTCCACGCCGTCGGGAATCAGCTCGAGCTCCACTTTCGCATCCTTGGCTCCGAACAGACCGAATAACCCCTTGCTAGGTTGCTCCAGGACCGCGACTTTTACCCGATCCTGGCCGACACCGAGCTCATTTAGACCGTTTTTTAGTGCTTCTTCCACCGTTTTTCCTGACGCCACCAGCTTTTTCATGAGCTTTGGCCTCCTTGCCAGAAGTCGCTTCCGGTTTCGGGGAACGTCCGCGTCCGTACATAAAGTAGTTTTGGATGATCGTATAGATGTTGCTGTAAATCCAGTAAAGCGGCAAAGCGACCGGGAACGAGAGCGCCATGACGAAGATCATGATCGGGAATACGAACATGAGCACCTTCATCGGTCCCATTTGCTGCTGCGGCTGAAGAGCGATCATCATCCACGATTGGACGAACGTCGTCAGCGCGGCGACGACCGGGATCAAATAATAGTACCAGGTTCCGGACTGCGACGGGGACAACCCGAGCTCAAGTCCGATAAACGTATGGGTCCGAATCGCGCTGTTCATGAAAATCGAGTTATAAAGCGCGATGAAGATCGGCATCTGGATGAGAAGCGGAAAACAGCCGGCCAGCGGGTTGACCTGATTTTCCTGGTAAAGCTTCATCATCTCTTCCTGCATTTTCTGCGGGTTGTCCTTATGCTTCTCCCGCAGCTTCATGATTTCCGGCTGCAGCTTCTGCATCGCCTTCGAACTCTTGTACTGTTTGATCGAAAGCGGCAATATAAGCGTCCGCACGATAATGGTCAGCAGTAAAATGGATAACCCGTAAGACCCCTGGAACCAATCCGCGAACGTGTCCAGCATAAGCGAAAACCAGTAAACGACGTTTCGCTGCCACCATCCGCCCTCCAGCATATCTTCGGTCGTCGTCGTCGCCGTATTGGTAGGCGCGCATCCGGACAACACCAGAATCGCCGTCAGCAGCAAGCCGCCGGCAATCCACCATTTGCGATTTCGCAGCAACACCAAAAACTCCTCTCGAGCATGTGCGTAAGCAAGCTTGGCTTGTCCAAGCAGAAACGCCGGAAAATATCGATACGATTCGATTGAGTTAAAACGATTCCATCTTCCAATATACCATAAGACTAAAGGCAAAGAAAAGCGCGCGGCTGACCGTTTTTCGACTTGGGGGACACGCCTCCGGCCCCTCTCCCTTTAGGCGATTTCTCGGGAGGAACGGAACCTTTCGTCAAACCCGCTTTTCGCAGCACGTGCAGGATGCTTTTTTCCATTTCCCAATAAGAGAGAGAAAGCGCCGGTTTGCGAACGATAAGGATGAGGTCGTGGCCTTCGTTCAACTTGTGCGCATTGCGCCGAACGATTTCCTTGATCA
Coding sequences within it:
- the mnmE gene encoding tRNA uridine-5-carboxymethylaminomethyl(34) synthesis GTPase MnmE, whose product is MTEDTIAAIATAMGESSVAVIRVSGPEAITKIASLFRSRIDLREADSHTIHYGHIVDPASGGKIDEVLVSVMKGPRSFTAEDVVEISTHGGIVAVQAVLALVLRSGVRLAEPGEFTKRAFLNGRIDLAQAEAVIDLIRSKSERAFQVAKRQSEGLLSQRIAPLRNKLIELLAHVEVNIDYPEHDVAEVTAGMIKERCAEVLEEVERLLKSANEGKILREGIVTAIVGRPNAGKSSLLNALARENKAIVTDIPGTTRDIIEESVSLAGIPLRLLDTAGIRETSDVVEKIGVERSRGALNEADLILLVLNMNEPLNEEELRLLDELQDRPAIAVINKIDLERKLEIEEVEKRFPKERLIYLSAKEGTGLENLEAAVSGLFLGGGVETEDMTYVSNARHIALFHQAVSSLRDAMEGAESGVPIDLIQIDLSSAWETLGEIVGDSVGESLLDQIFSKFCLGK
- the jag gene encoding RNA-binding cell elongation regulator Jag/EloR — protein: MKKLVASGKTVEEALKNGLNELGVGQDRVKVAVLEQPSKGLFGLFGAKDAKVELELIPDGVEEAMRFLGEVTEAMNVNVRAERSDDRDGVRINLTGSDLGMLIGRRGQTLDSLQFLMNIVANRHSDRHLRIVLDAENFRERRQTTLESLSERMADKVVKTRKEVVLEPMSSQERKVIHARLQSHPLVKTYSKGDEPNRSVVIALK
- a CDS encoding YidC/Oxa1 family membrane protein insertase codes for the protein MLRNRKWWIAGGLLLTAILVLSGCAPTNTATTTTEDMLEGGWWQRNVVYWFSLMLDTFADWFQGSYGLSILLLTIIVRTLILPLSIKQYKSSKAMQKLQPEIMKLREKHKDNPQKMQEEMMKLYQENQVNPLAGCFPLLIQMPIFIALYNSIFMNSAIRTHTFIGLELGLSPSQSGTWYYYLIPVVAALTTFVQSWMMIALQPQQQMGPMKVLMFVFPIMIFVMALSFPVALPLYWIYSNIYTIIQNYFMYGRGRSPKPEATSGKEAKAHEKAGGVRKNGGRSTKKRSK
- the mnmG gene encoding tRNA uridine-5-carboxymethylaminomethyl(34) synthesis enzyme MnmG, encoding MSYEAGQYEVLVVGAGHAGVEAALAAARMGCETLLLTINLDMVAFMPCNPSIGGPAKGHVVREIDALGGEMGRNIDKTFIQMRMLNTGKGPAVHALRAQADKFLYQHMMKETIEKQEKLTLRQGMVEELIVEDGVCRGVVTKTGAEYRAKTVVLTTGTYLRGKVIIGELMYESGPNNQQPSVKLSQSLKDLGLELVRFKTGTPPRVHQDTIDFSKTEIQPGDAQPKYFSFETEYEERANEQLPCWLTYTSEETHKIINDNLHRAPMFSGAIEGTGPRYCPSIEDKIVRFADKPKHQIFLEPEGRNTKEYYVQGLSTSMPEDVQLRILRSIPGLEKVEMMRTGYAIEYDAVVPTQLWPSLETKQVPNLFTAGQINGTSGYEEAAGQGIMAGINAARKAKGLDPVIIDRSQGYIGVMIDDLVTKGTNEPYRLLTSRAEYRLLLRHDNADLRLTPLGYEIGLISEQRYQKFLHKKNTVEAEIGRLKETKFRPDERVQAMLASTGSAPIVNSVDGLTLLRRPEVTYAHLEALSPSPFELTDDMKEQVEIQTKYTGYIEKQLQQVERLAKMEKKRIPDDIDYSVIHGLATEARQKLDKIRPISLGQASRISGVTPSDLSILLVHLEHYNRVTAARVQHG